From Gammaproteobacteria bacterium, one genomic window encodes:
- a CDS encoding pilus assembly protein PilP — protein MTTQTPSAPTARHGWRRAALLLPGLLLLSACSSGDMDDLKTYAEEVKSRKSQRIEPLPEIRVPELFAYQMHDRPDPFRPFVEEAREETGSTSNKGIAPPANHVKEELEQFPLDTLRMVGTLQKDAQNWGLVTAPDGAVHRIQPGNYMGKNYGKITLVADDRVELVEIVPDGMGGWQERAARLDLSE, from the coding sequence ATGACGACCCAGACGCCCAGTGCCCCGACTGCACGCCACGGCTGGCGGCGCGCCGCCCTCCTGCTGCCCGGTCTGCTGCTGCTCTCCGCTTGCTCCAGCGGCGACATGGACGACCTCAAGACCTACGCGGAAGAGGTCAAGTCCCGCAAGAGCCAGCGCATCGAGCCGCTCCCGGAGATCCGGGTTCCGGAGCTCTTCGCCTACCAGATGCACGACCGGCCCGACCCCTTCCGGCCCTTCGTGGAGGAGGCCCGCGAGGAGACCGGCAGCACGTCGAACAAGGGGATCGCACCGCCCGCCAACCACGTGAAGGAAGAGCTCGAGCAGTTCCCGCTCGACACCCTGCGAATGGTGGGGACACTCCAGAAAGACGCCCAGAACTGGGGCCTGGTGACGGCGCCGGACGGTGCCGTGCACCGGATCCAGCCGGGCAATTACATGGGCAAGAACTACGGGAAGATCACGCTGGTGGCGGATGACCGGGTCGAGTTGGTCGAGATCGTCCCGGACGGGATGGGCGGCTGGCAGGAGCGCGCCGCCCGCCTCGACCTCAGCGAATAG
- a CDS encoding type 4a pilus biogenesis protein PilO — translation MKLQDLNNLSLGNAGSWPVPAKAGAIVLLCAVVLGAGYWFDTKGQLERLTAAEEQEVQKRQAFEAKQRKAASLEPLKQQLEEMKQSFGAMVRQLPNQAEIEALLVDISQTGLASGLEFELFEPQPEVPKDFYAEKPIKLRVTGTYHEFGDFVSGVAALPRIVTQHDISIRPKGQDGNQLVMEATAKTYRYVEDGTPAAKPNPKPGN, via the coding sequence ATGAAGCTCCAGGACCTGAACAACCTGAGCCTGGGCAATGCCGGCAGCTGGCCCGTTCCGGCGAAGGCCGGCGCCATCGTGCTCCTCTGCGCCGTGGTGCTCGGGGCGGGGTACTGGTTCGACACCAAGGGTCAGCTCGAGAGGCTGACCGCCGCCGAGGAGCAGGAAGTGCAGAAGCGCCAGGCCTTCGAGGCCAAGCAGCGCAAGGCGGCGAGTCTCGAGCCCCTCAAGCAGCAGCTCGAGGAGATGAAACAGTCCTTCGGAGCGATGGTGCGCCAGCTCCCCAACCAGGCCGAGATCGAGGCCCTGCTGGTGGACATCTCCCAGACCGGTCTCGCGAGCGGGTTGGAATTCGAACTGTTCGAGCCGCAGCCCGAGGTCCCGAAGGACTTCTACGCGGAGAAGCCCATCAAGCTGCGGGTCACGGGCACCTATCACGAGTTCGGCGACTTCGTCAGCGGCGTGGCCGCGCTGCCCCGGATCGTGACTCAGCACGACATCTCGATCCGGCCGAAAGGGCAGGACGGCAACCAGCTGGTCATGGAAGCCACGGCCAAGACCTACCGCTACGTGGAGGACGGGACCCCGGCGGCAAAACCCAATCCGAAGCCCGGTAACTGA
- a CDS encoding PilN domain-containing protein: MPRINLLPWRAELRKQRQREFATLAGLTVLAMAGVVALAHFQVESWIESQNARNAFLDQEIALLDKKIQEIKDLEKEKENLLARMRIVEQLQTSRPEVVHLFTELVQTLPEGAYLTGVAQKERTVTLDGLAQSNARVSSLMRNIDASPWLGVPDLKRIQAIAPKDKAAQKLSQFQMSVGQTNPNVPEATDQKAKKIGPQQGQKR; the protein is encoded by the coding sequence ATGCCGCGCATCAACCTACTTCCGTGGCGCGCGGAGCTGCGCAAACAGCGCCAGCGCGAATTCGCAACCCTGGCCGGGCTGACGGTCCTGGCGATGGCCGGCGTGGTGGCCCTCGCCCACTTCCAGGTCGAGAGCTGGATCGAGTCCCAGAACGCCCGCAACGCCTTCCTCGACCAGGAGATTGCCCTGCTCGACAAGAAGATCCAGGAGATCAAGGACCTCGAAAAGGAGAAGGAGAACCTCCTGGCGCGCATGCGGATCGTCGAGCAGCTCCAGACGAGCCGCCCCGAGGTGGTTCACCTGTTCACCGAGCTGGTGCAGACGCTGCCCGAGGGGGCGTACCTGACGGGCGTCGCGCAAAAGGAGCGCACGGTGACGCTCGACGGACTCGCGCAGTCGAACGCCCGCGTGTCCTCGCTCATGCGCAACATCGACGCCTCGCCCTGGCTGGGGGTCCCTGACCTGAAGCGCATCCAGGCCATCGCGCCCAAGGACAAAGCCGCCCAGAAGCTCTCCCAGTTCCAGATGTCCGTGGGGCAGACCAACCCCAACGTGCCGGAAGCGACGGACCAGAAGGCGAAGAAGATCGGGCCACAGCAGGGGCAGAAACGATGA
- a CDS encoding pilus assembly protein PilM, with amino-acid sequence MGLFGNRHIPLLGLDISSAAVKLLEIGKSGDRYRVEAYAVEPLPPNSVVEKAITDEAAVGEAIRRAVSRSGSRLKHAAVAVAGSAVITKVIPMPADLPDEDMESQLQLEADQYIPYPLEEVNLDFQVIGRSETDPTKVDVLLAASRSENVDVRVAAAELGGLTVKIVDVEAFAMENAFALLAEDMPDGGADRTIALVDIGATMTTLSVLHDLKIIYAREQVFGGRQLTEEIQRRYGLSYEEAGLAKRQGGLPDNYVPEVLDPFKEAMSQQVSRSLQFFYSSSQYGHVDHILLAGGCASIAGADRVIAERTGVPVTIANPFARMSTSSRVRSSSLANDAPALMIAAGLALRSFD; translated from the coding sequence GTGGGACTTTTCGGCAATCGACACATCCCTCTGCTCGGGCTCGACATCAGTTCGGCGGCCGTCAAGCTGCTCGAGATCGGGAAGAGCGGCGACCGTTACCGCGTAGAGGCCTACGCCGTGGAGCCGCTGCCGCCGAACTCGGTGGTGGAAAAGGCGATCACGGACGAAGCGGCCGTGGGGGAGGCCATCCGGCGGGCGGTCAGCCGGTCCGGCAGCCGCCTGAAGCACGCGGCCGTGGCGGTGGCCGGCTCGGCGGTGATCACCAAGGTCATCCCCATGCCCGCGGACCTCCCCGACGAGGACATGGAGAGCCAGCTGCAGCTCGAGGCGGACCAGTACATCCCCTACCCCCTCGAGGAAGTGAACCTGGACTTCCAGGTCATCGGCCGCTCGGAGACGGACCCGACCAAGGTGGACGTCCTCCTCGCCGCGTCCCGCAGCGAGAACGTCGACGTGCGGGTGGCGGCCGCCGAGCTCGGTGGCCTCACGGTGAAGATCGTCGACGTGGAGGCGTTCGCCATGGAGAACGCCTTCGCCCTCCTCGCGGAGGACATGCCCGACGGCGGCGCCGACCGCACCATCGCGCTGGTGGACATCGGCGCGACGATGACCACCCTCTCCGTGCTGCACGACCTGAAGATCATCTACGCCCGCGAGCAGGTCTTCGGCGGCCGGCAGCTCACGGAGGAGATCCAGCGCCGCTACGGCCTCTCCTACGAGGAGGCCGGTCTCGCGAAGCGCCAGGGCGGACTGCCCGACAATTACGTCCCGGAGGTCCTCGACCCGTTCAAGGAGGCGATGTCGCAGCAGGTCAGCCGCTCGCTGCAATTCTTCTACTCCTCCAGCCAGTACGGCCACGTGGACCACATCCTGCTCGCCGGCGGCTGCGCCTCCATTGCGGGGGCCGACCGCGTGATCGCCGAGCGCACCGGTGTCCCGGTCACCATCGCCAACCCCTTTGCGCGCATGAGCACGTCCTCCCGGGTGCGCTCGTCCTCCCTGGCGAACGACGCCCCGGCGCTCATGATCGCGGCCGGGCTCGCCCTGCGGAGCTTCGACTGA
- a CDS encoding IS481 family transposase — YNQHLPQKALNHETPLQALKRWQASHPELFLKEVRNHAGPDT; from the coding sequence TGTACAACCAACATTTGCCTCAGAAAGCCCTCAACCATGAAACGCCTCTCCAAGCGTTGAAGCGATGGCAAGCTTCACATCCTGAGCTCTTCTTGAAAGAGGTTAGGAATCATGCGGGACCTGACACATAG